One Aerococcus urinaeequi DNA segment encodes these proteins:
- a CDS encoding DUF1304 domain-containing protein: protein MSVTTTILTLLVALEFFYIMYIQTITTTSAQTSRIFNMERDELKGSSLNTLFKNMGIYNGLIGLGLLYALFFSSASIEIVRMIFVYIILVATYGSFTSSKKIILTQGGLSILALFSTFL from the coding sequence ATGTCAGTTACAACAACTATATTAACTCTTTTAGTCGCTTTAGAATTCTTTTATATCATGTATATACAAACTATTACTACCACGTCAGCCCAAACAAGTAGAATATTTAATATGGAAAGAGATGAGTTGAAAGGAAGTTCATTGAATACCTTATTTAAAAATATGGGAATATATAATGGTCTCATTGGTTTAGGGCTATTATATGCATTATTTTTCAGTAGCGCTTCTATTGAGATTGTTCGTATGATATTTGTCTACATTATTTTAGTGGCCACATATGGTAGCTTCACTAGTAGTAAAAAAATTATATTGACACAAGGTGGACTATCTATTTTAGCCTTATTCTCAACCTTTCTATAA
- the tpiA gene encoding triose-phosphate isomerase, with protein MRKTLIAGNWKMNKTATEAHEFVAALKEGFPQTDAESLIAPPAIYIEKLIEEVAGTDIQIGAQNVHFEDDGAFTGEISPLALEALGVPYVIIGHSERRELFGETDEDVRKKAASIFSHNMTPIICCGETLETREAGQEKEWVSGQIRAALEGLTADQVAQAVIAYEPIWAIGTGKTASADDAQDMSAHIRDLLFEIAGKEAADQTRILYGGSVKPANIAELLEKEDVDGALVGGASLDVTSYIALLNGGK; from the coding sequence ATGCGTAAGACATTAATCGCTGGTAACTGGAAAATGAATAAAACAGCTACTGAAGCCCACGAATTCGTTGCTGCACTTAAAGAAGGTTTCCCGCAAACGGATGCTGAATCTTTAATCGCACCACCAGCAATCTACATTGAAAAATTAATCGAAGAAGTAGCAGGTACTGACATCCAAATTGGTGCACAAAATGTTCACTTTGAAGATGATGGTGCTTTCACAGGCGAAATTTCTCCGCTTGCTTTAGAAGCATTAGGCGTACCTTACGTTATCATCGGTCACTCAGAACGTCGTGAATTATTCGGCGAAACTGATGAAGATGTACGTAAAAAAGCAGCAAGCATTTTCAGCCACAACATGACACCAATCATTTGCTGTGGTGAAACTTTAGAAACTCGTGAAGCTGGCCAAGAAAAAGAATGGGTTAGTGGACAAATCCGCGCTGCTCTTGAAGGTTTAACTGCTGATCAAGTTGCACAAGCTGTAATTGCTTATGAACCAATCTGGGCAATCGGTACTGGTAAAACAGCTTCTGCTGATGATGCACAAGATATGTCAGCACACATCCGCGATTTATTATTTGAAATCGCTGGTAAAGAAGCAGCAGACCAAACACGTATTTTATACGGTGGTTCTGTTAAACCAGCTAACATTGCTGAATTGCTTGAAAAAGAGGACGTTGACGGTGCGCTCGTAGGAGGAGCTAGTCTTGATGTTACTTCTTACATCGCATTATTAAATGGAGGTAAATAA
- the gap gene encoding type I glyceraldehyde-3-phosphate dehydrogenase, whose product MAIKLAINGFGRIGRLTLRRIWEENESNVEIVAINDLTDNEFLAYLLKYDTAHGTFNHDIETTENGISIDGKEITVYSERDANDLPWGDLGVDIVLECTGFYATKEKSQAHINAGAKKVIISAPADAETKTIVYGVNEDIIEAEDKIISGASCTTNCLAPVVNVLEKEFGIKHGLMSTIHAYTSTQSLQDAPNGKKGNYRNGRAAAENAIPASTGAAKAVGRVIPSVNGKVDGTAIRIPIVTGSMTEFYSTLNTKVTVEEVNAAMEKYANPSFLYNTDEIVSSDIVGVPAGSIFDATQTKVIESEDGQLVKTVAWYDNEAGFVSQFVRLIEFFAAKQ is encoded by the coding sequence ATGGCAATTAAATTAGCAATTAACGGTTTTGGTCGTATCGGTCGTTTAACTTTACGTCGTATCTGGGAAGAAAATGAATCAAATGTAGAAATCGTGGCAATCAACGATTTAACAGACAACGAATTCTTAGCTTACCTATTAAAATATGATACAGCTCACGGTACTTTTAACCACGATATCGAAACTACTGAAAATGGTATTTCAATCGATGGTAAAGAAATCACTGTATACTCTGAACGTGACGCAAACGATTTACCTTGGGGTGACTTAGGTGTTGATATCGTTCTAGAATGTACTGGTTTCTACGCTACAAAAGAAAAATCTCAAGCACACATCAACGCTGGTGCTAAAAAAGTTATCATCTCAGCTCCTGCTGATGCTGAAACTAAAACAATTGTTTACGGTGTAAACGAAGATATCATCGAAGCTGAAGATAAAATCATCTCTGGTGCTTCATGTACTACTAACTGTTTAGCTCCTGTAGTTAACGTGTTAGAAAAAGAATTCGGTATCAAACATGGTTTAATGTCAACAATCCATGCTTACACTTCTACACAATCATTACAAGATGCACCTAACGGTAAAAAAGGTAACTACCGTAACGGTCGTGCAGCTGCAGAAAACGCTATTCCAGCATCTACTGGTGCAGCTAAAGCTGTAGGTCGCGTTATTCCTTCAGTTAACGGTAAAGTTGATGGTACTGCTATCCGTATTCCTATCGTTACTGGTTCAATGACTGAGTTCTACTCAACATTAAACACTAAAGTTACAGTTGAAGAAGTTAACGCTGCTATGGAAAAATACGCTAACCCATCATTCTTATACAACACTGATGAAATCGTATCTTCTGACATCGTTGGTGTTCCAGCTGGTTCAATCTTCGACGCAACTCAAACTAAAGTTATCGAATCTGAAGATGGCCAATTAGTTAAAACTGTTGCTTGGTACGATAACGAAGCTGGTTTCGTTTCTCAATTCGTACGTTTAATCGAATTCTTTGCTGCTAAACAATAA
- the rbfA gene encoding 30S ribosome-binding factor RbfA — MAKFRAERVSQEILRDVNDILRKTVKDPRVEGVTITDVEVTGDLQQATIFYTTLSELASEREKAQKGLEKSSGLVRSEIGKRLNIYKTPEIFFERDRSIEYGNHIDQLLAQLNKKDDFDSMSDAESDKLVD, encoded by the coding sequence ATGGCAAAATTTAGAGCTGAACGTGTAAGTCAAGAGATCCTTCGCGATGTTAATGATATATTGAGAAAAACTGTTAAAGACCCCCGCGTTGAAGGTGTTACAATTACTGATGTAGAAGTTACTGGTGACTTACAGCAAGCAACTATTTTCTACACTACATTGAGTGAATTAGCCAGTGAACGTGAAAAAGCGCAAAAAGGTTTGGAAAAATCTAGTGGTTTAGTTCGTTCTGAAATTGGTAAACGCCTAAACATCTATAAAACACCAGAAATATTCTTTGAACGTGACCGTTCAATTGAATATGGTAACCATATCGACCAATTGTTAGCACAATTAAACAAAAAAGACGATTTTGATAGCATGTCTGACGCTGAGTCAGATAAGTTAGTCGATTAA
- the infB gene encoding translation initiation factor IF-2 yields MSKKRVYEVAKEIGISSKELLNAAEKAGFKYSSHMASMTDDEVNKLKSSFANKSAGKEDNNNQPAKAAESQPTKKAENKPAGKGSAKSEPAKANAKQNQHQNKSQNRNNPAKENKNMNNQKNNFKNNSNNKNGGFKGKGKKGKKGRFNNDQNRPQGNPVPPRKNKPLPEKVEYTEGMTVADIAKKIHREPAEIIKKLFLMGVPATQNQALDKDAIELILEEYGVKAEEKVIVDQADFEHYFEEAKNADEKDLETRPAVVTIMGHVDHGKTTLLDYLRNAQVVDGEAGGITQHIGAYQVRENDRLITFLDTPGHAAFTTMRARGADVTDIVILVVAADDGVMPQTVEAINHAKAAGVPIIVAVNKIDKPTANPDRVMQELTEYGLISEEWGGDTIFVNISAKFGQNVSDLLEMILLVSDVEEYKAVPNRLALGSVIEARLDPSKGAIATLLVQEGTLRVGDPIVVGDTHGRVRVMTNDTGRRIKQAGPSTPVEITGLQESPQAGDRFVAFDDEKTARAVGEERASRALQERRQANHAVTLDNLFETLQEGELKSVNVIIKGDVQGSVEALAGSLKKIEVEGVKVNIVHQAVGAINESDITLGQASQALIIGFNVRPTPQAKLQADADEVEVRLYNIIYDAINDVESAMTGMLDPEFVEEVTGTVQVRETYNVSKVGTIVGGYVLDGTIYRNSQVRIIRDSIVIYDGQLGSLRRFKDDVKEVSRGFELGLTIENYNDIKVDDEIEAYRMVEVKKK; encoded by the coding sequence ATGTCAAAAAAACGTGTCTACGAAGTTGCTAAGGAAATTGGCATATCAAGTAAAGAGTTATTGAATGCTGCAGAAAAAGCAGGTTTTAAATATTCAAGCCATATGGCATCAATGACTGATGACGAAGTAAACAAGCTAAAAAGTAGCTTTGCAAATAAATCAGCAGGTAAGGAAGACAACAACAATCAGCCAGCGAAAGCAGCTGAAAGTCAACCAACTAAGAAAGCTGAAAATAAGCCTGCAGGAAAAGGTTCAGCTAAATCAGAACCTGCTAAAGCAAACGCTAAGCAAAACCAGCACCAAAACAAGTCGCAAAATCGCAATAACCCAGCAAAAGAGAATAAAAATATGAATAATCAAAAAAATAATTTTAAAAATAATAGCAATAACAAAAACGGCGGATTTAAAGGTAAAGGCAAAAAAGGGAAAAAAGGTCGTTTTAACAATGACCAAAACCGCCCTCAAGGCAACCCAGTACCACCAAGAAAGAATAAGCCACTTCCAGAAAAAGTGGAATATACTGAAGGTATGACTGTAGCGGATATTGCTAAAAAAATTCACCGTGAGCCAGCTGAGATTATCAAAAAACTATTCTTGATGGGTGTGCCAGCTACACAAAACCAAGCGTTAGATAAAGATGCTATCGAGTTAATTCTTGAAGAATATGGTGTAAAGGCTGAAGAGAAAGTTATTGTTGACCAAGCAGACTTTGAACATTACTTTGAAGAAGCTAAGAATGCAGACGAGAAAGATTTAGAAACTCGTCCAGCAGTTGTAACCATCATGGGGCACGTTGACCATGGTAAAACAACTTTACTTGACTACTTACGTAACGCTCAAGTTGTAGACGGCGAAGCGGGCGGTATCACACAACATATCGGTGCCTACCAAGTACGTGAAAATGACCGTTTAATTACTTTCCTAGATACACCAGGACATGCGGCCTTCACGACAATGCGTGCGCGTGGTGCTGATGTAACGGATATCGTTATCCTTGTAGTAGCAGCTGATGATGGTGTAATGCCACAAACCGTTGAGGCGATTAACCATGCCAAAGCAGCGGGTGTACCAATTATCGTTGCAGTAAACAAAATCGATAAACCAACAGCTAATCCTGATCGAGTAATGCAAGAGTTAACTGAATATGGCCTAATTTCTGAAGAGTGGGGCGGGGACACAATCTTCGTAAATATCTCAGCTAAATTTGGTCAAAATGTAAGTGACTTACTAGAAATGATTTTATTAGTTTCAGACGTAGAAGAATATAAAGCTGTACCAAACCGTTTAGCTTTAGGGTCTGTAATCGAAGCGCGTCTTGACCCATCTAAAGGTGCTATTGCGACATTATTAGTTCAAGAAGGGACATTGCGTGTTGGGGATCCAATTGTTGTTGGTGATACACATGGACGTGTCCGTGTAATGACTAATGATACTGGTCGCCGTATCAAGCAAGCTGGCCCATCAACACCAGTTGAAATCACTGGTTTACAAGAATCACCACAAGCTGGTGACCGCTTTGTAGCCTTTGATGACGAAAAAACAGCCCGTGCTGTTGGTGAAGAGCGTGCGAGCCGTGCCTTACAAGAACGTCGTCAAGCAAATCATGCTGTAACCTTAGACAACTTATTCGAAACGCTACAAGAAGGCGAATTGAAATCAGTTAATGTCATTATCAAAGGGGACGTTCAAGGTTCTGTTGAAGCCTTAGCTGGAAGCTTGAAAAAAATCGAAGTTGAAGGTGTTAAAGTAAATATCGTTCACCAAGCAGTTGGTGCAATCAACGAGAGTGATATTACTTTAGGTCAAGCATCACAAGCCTTAATCATTGGTTTTAACGTTCGACCTACACCACAGGCTAAATTACAAGCAGATGCAGATGAAGTAGAAGTACGTCTATACAACATCATTTACGATGCAATTAATGACGTAGAATCAGCGATGACAGGTATGTTAGACCCTGAATTCGTTGAAGAAGTAACTGGTACTGTACAAGTTCGTGAAACTTACAATGTATCTAAAGTAGGAACAATTGTTGGTGGTTACGTATTAGATGGTACAATCTACCGTAATTCACAAGTTCGTATCATCCGTGATTCAATTGTCATCTATGATGGTCAATTAGGTTCGTTACGTCGCTTTAAAGATGATGTGAAAGAAGTATCTCGTGGATTTGAACTAGGTCTTACAATTGAAAACTACAACGATATCAAAGTAGATGACGAAATTGAAGCATATCGTATGGTTGAAGTGAAGAAAAAATAG
- the rnpM gene encoding RNase P modulator RnpM produces MKQRKIPMRKCVVTNEMFPKKELIRIVRNPEGVVEIDPTGKKNGRGAYVSLDPEVVQKAWDKHMLDRHLNVSISDDFYSELKAYVAHQKARKELFENEQ; encoded by the coding sequence ATGAAACAACGAAAAATTCCTATGCGAAAATGTGTTGTGACAAATGAAATGTTTCCTAAAAAAGAATTAATTAGAATTGTTCGTAATCCTGAAGGGGTTGTTGAAATTGACCCGACAGGTAAGAAAAATGGGCGCGGCGCATATGTATCCCTCGATCCTGAAGTTGTACAGAAGGCTTGGGATAAACACATGCTAGATAGACACTTAAATGTATCCATTTCGGATGATTTTTATAGTGAATTGAAAGCTTATGTTGCCCATCAAAAAGCCAGAAAAGAGCTTTTTGAAAATGAACAATAA
- the nusA gene encoding transcription termination factor NusA, with protein sequence MSKEMLRAFEALEDEKGISQEVILEALEAALVSAYKRNYQQAQNVEVNFDVKKGSIKVFAVKEVVDLVMDSQLEVSLEDAHHLNSAYEIGDKIKFEVTPKDFGRIAAQTAKQVIMQRVREAERSIIYNEYIDYEDDILTGIVERQDRRYVYVSLGKIEAVIPPEGQIPNETFQPHERVQVYVERVENTTKGPQVYVSRSHPSLLKRLFEQEVPEIFDGTVEIKAIAREAGDRSKVAVVSNDANIDAVGTCVGPRGSRVQRIVDELKGENMDIVQWSDDMATFISNALNPADVLSVHFVPGETSCVVVVPENHLSLAIGKRGQNARLAAKLTNHKIDIKSEADFEAYVQTDEYAERFAEKELVDEDVDPILAEDIETVEDYEAVTEGSSSIDEEDLLAIDDLEEGNVGPEAIEDQIDDIEGEDNDIIGDEPLIGEEDLDQQERLNEEG encoded by the coding sequence ATGAGTAAAGAAATGTTAAGAGCCTTCGAAGCGCTTGAAGATGAAAAGGGCATTTCACAAGAAGTTATTTTGGAAGCTTTAGAAGCTGCTTTAGTTTCAGCTTACAAACGTAACTACCAGCAAGCGCAAAATGTCGAAGTAAACTTTGACGTAAAAAAAGGTAGTATAAAAGTATTCGCAGTGAAAGAAGTTGTTGATCTGGTGATGGACTCACAACTTGAAGTATCGCTTGAAGATGCTCATCACTTAAACAGTGCATATGAAATTGGCGACAAGATTAAATTTGAAGTTACGCCTAAAGATTTCGGTCGAATTGCTGCACAAACTGCAAAACAAGTGATCATGCAACGAGTTCGTGAAGCTGAACGTTCAATTATCTACAACGAATACATTGATTATGAGGATGATATTTTAACTGGTATAGTCGAACGCCAAGACCGTCGTTATGTTTACGTTAGCTTAGGTAAAATCGAAGCCGTTATCCCACCAGAAGGTCAAATTCCTAATGAAACCTTCCAACCACACGAGCGTGTACAAGTTTACGTAGAACGTGTTGAAAATACGACTAAAGGGCCACAAGTCTATGTCTCTCGTAGCCACCCAAGTCTATTGAAACGTCTATTTGAACAAGAAGTACCTGAGATTTTCGACGGTACTGTTGAAATTAAAGCCATCGCCCGTGAAGCTGGTGATCGTTCTAAAGTAGCGGTTGTATCAAACGACGCGAATATTGATGCAGTAGGTACTTGTGTTGGACCTCGTGGTTCGCGTGTACAACGTATTGTAGACGAATTAAAAGGTGAAAATATGGATATCGTTCAATGGTCAGACGATATGGCAACATTTATTTCAAATGCCTTGAATCCAGCGGATGTACTATCTGTACACTTTGTACCAGGTGAAACATCTTGTGTGGTAGTAGTACCAGAAAACCACTTATCACTAGCGATTGGTAAACGTGGTCAAAATGCACGTTTAGCGGCTAAATTAACAAACCACAAGATTGATATCAAATCTGAAGCTGACTTTGAAGCCTATGTACAAACAGATGAGTACGCAGAACGTTTTGCTGAGAAAGAATTAGTCGACGAAGACGTTGATCCAATTTTAGCTGAAGATATTGAAACTGTTGAAGATTACGAAGCAGTGACAGAAGGATCATCTTCAATTGATGAAGAAGATTTATTAGCTATTGATGACCTTGAAGAAGGTAATGTTGGTCCAGAAGCAATTGAAGATCAGATTGATGATATTGAAGGCGAAGACAACGACATTATTGGTGATGAACCTTTAATTGGCGAAGAAGATTTAGACCAACAAGAGCGTTTAAACGAAGAAGGCTAA
- the clpP gene encoding ATP-dependent Clp endopeptidase proteolytic subunit ClpP, giving the protein MNLVPTVIEQSSRGERAYDIYSRLLKDRIIMLSGEFNDDLANSIIAQLLFLDAQDPDKDIYLYINSPGGSITSGMAIYDTMQFVHADVQTIVMGMAASMGSFIAAAGTKGKRFALPNAEILIHQPLGGAQGQATEIEIAARHILKTKEKMNRLYSEMTGQPVEVIERDTDRDNWLTAEEALEYGLLDQIMTKNDELEK; this is encoded by the coding sequence ATGAATTTAGTACCAACAGTTATTGAACAATCTTCTCGCGGTGAACGTGCTTATGATATTTACTCTCGTTTATTAAAAGACCGTATTATTATGTTGAGCGGGGAATTCAATGACGATTTAGCCAACTCAATCATTGCCCAATTATTATTCTTAGATGCACAAGATCCAGATAAAGATATCTACCTATACATTAATTCACCAGGTGGTTCTATCACTTCAGGTATGGCAATCTATGATACTATGCAATTCGTACATGCAGATGTACAAACAATTGTAATGGGTATGGCTGCATCAATGGGGTCATTTATTGCGGCCGCCGGAACTAAAGGTAAACGTTTTGCTTTACCAAATGCTGAAATCTTAATCCACCAACCATTAGGTGGTGCTCAAGGACAAGCAACTGAAATTGAAATTGCTGCACGTCACATCTTGAAAACAAAAGAAAAAATGAACCGTCTATACTCTGAAATGACTGGTCAACCTGTAGAAGTGATCGAACGCGATACCGACCGTGACAACTGGTTAACTGCAGAAGAAGCTTTAGAATATGGTTTATTAGATCAAATCATGACTAAAAACGATGAATTAGAAAAATAG
- a CDS encoding L7Ae/L30e/S12e/Gadd45 family ribosomal protein, with protein sequence MNNNKLNLLGLAQAASKLVSGTETVMKTIQQETAVLVVMATDVSEQTKKNIENKCAFYEVEYVQMFTTEEISIALGKKRSIVALLDRGFVKSFKK encoded by the coding sequence ATGAACAATAATAAGTTGAATTTGTTAGGTTTGGCGCAAGCAGCGAGTAAACTCGTTTCAGGTACTGAAACTGTCATGAAAACTATTCAGCAAGAGACGGCTGTTTTAGTGGTCATGGCTACTGATGTCAGCGAACAAACAAAAAAGAACATAGAGAATAAATGTGCTTTTTATGAAGTGGAATATGTTCAGATGTTTACAACTGAAGAAATTTCAATTGCTTTAGGTAAAAAGAGGTCGATAGTCGCCCTCTTAGACCGCGGGTTTGTGAAAAGCTTTAAAAAATAA
- a CDS encoding phosphoglycerate kinase, translated as MAKKTVKDIDLKGKVVLERADFNVPMDKDLNITDDNRIVQALPTIEYILEQGGRLVLFSHLGKVKTEEDKASKSLRPVAERLSEKLGKEVTFVAQTRGQELEDAIANLKDGEVLMFENTRFEDVDGKKESKNDPELGKYWASLGDVFVNDAFGTAHREHASNVGISNNTEAVAGFLMEKEIQFLGDAVNEPKRPFVAILGGAKVSDKISVIESLLNKADKVLIGGGMAYTFMKAQGYEVGGSLLEEDKIPLAKDLIERAGDRLVLPVDFVVADAFDNDANTDVVDVDGIPADWQSLDVGPKTVEYYAAQVADAKTVVWNGPMGVFEMPSFAKGTNGVGEAIANLTDATTIIGGGDSAAAAYQLGLADKFSHISTGGGASLEFLEGKELPGIAAIANK; from the coding sequence ATGGCTAAGAAAACTGTAAAAGACATCGATTTAAAAGGTAAAGTAGTTTTAGAACGTGCTGATTTTAACGTTCCAATGGACAAAGACCTTAATATTACTGATGACAACCGTATCGTTCAAGCATTACCAACTATTGAGTATATTCTTGAGCAAGGTGGTCGTTTAGTATTATTCTCTCACCTTGGTAAAGTGAAAACAGAAGAAGACAAAGCTTCTAAATCTCTACGCCCAGTTGCAGAACGTTTATCTGAAAAATTAGGTAAAGAAGTTACTTTCGTAGCGCAAACTCGTGGTCAAGAATTAGAAGATGCTATCGCTAACCTTAAAGATGGCGAAGTATTAATGTTTGAAAACACTCGTTTCGAAGATGTAGACGGTAAGAAAGAAAGCAAGAACGATCCTGAATTAGGTAAATACTGGGCTTCATTAGGCGACGTATTTGTTAATGACGCATTCGGTACTGCTCACCGTGAACATGCTTCTAACGTTGGTATCTCAAATAACACAGAAGCTGTTGCCGGTTTCTTAATGGAAAAAGAAATTCAATTCTTGGGCGATGCTGTTAACGAACCAAAACGTCCATTCGTTGCAATCTTAGGTGGTGCGAAAGTATCTGACAAGATTTCAGTAATCGAATCGTTACTAAACAAGGCTGACAAAGTCTTAATCGGTGGTGGTATGGCTTATACATTCATGAAAGCTCAAGGCTACGAAGTTGGTGGCTCTTTACTTGAAGAAGACAAAATTCCATTGGCTAAAGACTTAATTGAACGCGCAGGCGACCGTTTAGTATTACCAGTTGACTTTGTTGTAGCTGATGCTTTTGACAACGATGCAAACACTGATGTTGTTGATGTTGATGGCATTCCAGCTGACTGGCAATCACTTGACGTAGGTCCTAAGACTGTTGAGTACTACGCAGCACAAGTTGCAGACGCGAAAACTGTTGTTTGGAATGGCCCAATGGGTGTATTCGAAATGCCAAGTTTCGCAAAAGGTACTAACGGTGTTGGTGAAGCTATCGCTAACTTAACTGATGCTACAACTATCATCGGTGGTGGGGACTCTGCTGCAGCTGCTTACCAATTAGGTTTAGCTGACAAATTCTCACACATTTCTACCGGTGGTGGGGCATCATTAGAATTCTTAGAAGGTAAAGAATTACCTGGTATCGCTGCAATCGCGAACAAATAA
- a CDS encoding cell wall hydrolase, with protein sequence MKFNKTILGTTFALSALFATAGFNTEEAKAAEWTARSVEEVSADMEAIDESTSEYTVVYGDTLSVIANAVGVDVNTLVQINEIENADLIFPSNSISFTKNDEGEVDEVVVEDANKKKETYKVEEETVEKTETEEVAEETTVEPVAYEAEEETATVQATSYEAEETTEETSSTSSYSAAEEIPYQVLQVVETEAGPSYSEKAAVFSVILNRANSGNWGGTSFSAVVNASGQFEVVSNGMAASATVSEQTYQAVNDVLTNGVTTSAESFRASGDGVTNTFF encoded by the coding sequence ATGAAATTTAACAAAACAATTTTAGGAACAACATTTGCATTGTCAGCATTATTTGCGACAGCAGGATTTAACACTGAAGAAGCAAAAGCAGCGGAATGGACAGCGCGAAGCGTTGAAGAAGTTTCAGCTGATATGGAAGCAATTGATGAATCAACATCTGAATATACTGTAGTCTACGGTGACACTTTATCTGTGATCGCTAACGCAGTTGGTGTTGATGTGAACACATTAGTACAAATCAACGAAATTGAAAATGCTGATTTAATCTTCCCATCTAACTCTATCTCATTCACTAAAAATGACGAAGGTGAAGTAGACGAAGTTGTTGTTGAAGATGCTAACAAGAAAAAAGAAACTTACAAAGTAGAAGAAGAAACAGTTGAAAAAACTGAAACTGAAGAAGTAGCAGAAGAAACAACTGTAGAACCAGTTGCATACGAAGCTGAAGAAGAAACAGCAACTGTACAAGCAACTTCATATGAAGCAGAAGAAACAACTGAAGAAACATCTTCAACTTCTTCCTACTCAGCAGCAGAAGAAATCCCTTACCAAGTATTACAAGTAGTAGAAACTGAAGCAGGTCCAAGCTACTCTGAAAAAGCAGCAGTATTCTCTGTAATCCTTAACCGTGCAAACTCAGGTAACTGGGGTGGTACTTCATTTTCAGCAGTAGTTAACGCATCTGGTCAATTTGAAGTTGTTTCAAACGGTATGGCAGCTAGCGCTACAGTATCAGAACAAACTTACCAAGCTGTTAACGATGTATTAACTAACGGTGTAACTACATCAGCTGAATCATTCCGTGCTTCAGGTGACGGCGTGACAAACACATTCTTCTAG